From Anaerococcus urinomassiliensis:
AGCAAAGCATCCTCAAGAATTGCAAAAGGGGCTGTTGCAAATTGATAGATATCAAACGTTCCATCATTGGAGTGCACTCCCAGAAAGTTTGAGGTTTAGCCCGCCGGCTCAGGGTGGTAATTAGCCCGTCGGCTGACAGAGACCTTTCTGGGAGGGTGCTCGAATGATATAGGAACGATTTATCTATTTTGCAACAGCCCCTTCTTTGCCATCATCTTTTATTTTAACTTGATGGCCAATTGTTCTATTTTTTCTTCATCCCCTGGGACAAAGGCATTTTTCGCTATGTTTTCTATTAGATCCTTCTTGCTAATGCCATGTTTTGCTGATAGGTCATTTACTATCTTCATGAATGCTGAGTAGATTCCATAGTATCCAATCAATATTAGATCGCCCATATCTTTTACATCTACACCATATGCTTTAGCTATGGGTTCTAGTACCTTTACTGATTCAATTGCTTTGATCAGATCAGCCTTTGTTTTGTAGCCCTCTTTATTAGCTGCTGCTATTAGTGTCTCTGTTCTGGTATTGCCAGCTCCTGCTCCAAGTCCAGCTATAGCTGTATCTGCAAAGCTTGCCCCATTTTCAATTGCAATCATTGTGTTTCCTACAGCAAGCCCTAGGTTGTCGTGGGTATGGAAACCAAGACTTAGACCTGTTGCTTCTTTTGTTTGTTTAATAGATTTGGCAACTTGACTTGGATTCATGGCGCCTGCGGAATCTGTTATAGTTATGGTATCTGCTCCATATTCCTTTAGCTTGATGGCTTCTTCTTTTATTTCGCTAGGATCAAGTCTGCTTGCCATCATCATAAATCCACCCACTTGGATATTTTTTTCTTTGGCAAGCTTTATGTATTCTTTGCTAGGGCTAACATTACTTGCCTGGACAGCTATTCTTACTAATCCTATGTCAAAATCAAGCAGGTCTTTGTAGCTTTCTAAGTCTATCTTGTTAGGAAAAACTAGGATAGCAATTTTGCTATTTGAACTTGAACTGATAGCTCTTTGTAACATTTCTTTATCGCTAGGGTATCCCTCTTGGATAAAACTGCCCATACCATAACCATAGCCCACTTCGATATAGTCTACACCTGCATAATCAAGTGCCTTTACAATCTTTTCTATATCGTCTAGGCAAAATTTATTTTTTACTGTATGGTTACCATCTCTTAAAGTTGAATCTATAATTTCTATTTTTCTTTCTATCATAATTCTCCCTTATACTCGTCTATCAAATTCTCTATCCAAGAAATCATCTCATCTACACTATGCGCCCTTCTACTTGAACAAACTTTTGCATCATTATCGCATATGAAGCATTTCCTAGCTGTGTATGATAAGTCCTGCCTGCTGATGTTTTCTCCTTTGTAGAGGATATCTATATCGTATAGTCTGCCAAAATAGGAATCATTTTCCAAAACTATCATTTCTTTTTTTAAGCTTCTACCCTCTAGATCTAAGGCCAAGAAATATTCTGGCCCTGTGATTGTGTATTCTGCTTGCTCAAACAATATATTTCCCAAACCAACTAATTTTCTTATTTCATCTTTACCATGGTCAAATATTTTGATTATGGCATTATTCGTTTTTTGACCTCCTGGTATGTTTAGCTTAAAACAAAGGATAGATCCATGTGGAAATTCTTCTTGCAATTTTCTTATTTTCCCCACACGTTTTTCTCTGTTTAATAATACATCCTCAAGGCTAGGTATATTTTGATCATCAAAGTACTTTCTAATCATCTTCACTCTCTCTATTAATTAGTATAAAATCATTATATTTGTAGGATTGATCAATTATATATTCTTTTGATTCTTGCAAGTGCTTTCTTATGAAGTTTTCCAACTTTTCAAATTCTTTGGCTTCCATCAAATCTAACATATCGCTATGTTCTTCAACTGATAGTTTTCTCCTTGAATTGTCACTTCTGCTGTCAAAAGAAATCTTCCTAAGTACTTCTAAGTAATCATTTAGATTGGCAATAATCATAGTAAGCCTTGGCATATCTGCATATTCGTAAATAGCCTCATTGAAGGCTTTTGCAGTAGCCCTAAGATCTTCTGTATCTCCACTTCTTGAAGCAATGTCAGCATCCTTTATTATGCCTCTTATATATGAATAGTCTTCTTTTTTCATATTTAGACCAGCTTCTTTGAAAGCAAGTACATCAAGGGATGTCCTTATTTTGAAAATTTCTTCAATGTCTTCTAGTGTAATAATTCTAACACTATATCCAACATTTCTGTTATAATTTAGCAATCCCTCATCATATAGGCTACTCAAGGCTTTGTTTACTGGAGTTCTTGATACATAAAGCTCTTCTGCCAAATCTTTAGCCTTAAGTCTCATACCCATAGGATATTTTCCGTTTATGATATTATATTTAATGTCACTTCTTACTTTTTCATATAAACTTTGATAGTCGTTCATAAATACTCCTTAAAACAAAAGCCTAGCCTATTAACATTTTATTTTCTTAAACTGCTATTATACCGAACACGATACCAAATATTAGCATGATTAAACTGATACCATAACACCATGCAAAGGATGCCTTTATGTGTCCTCTTAAGGTGATTTCCTCATCAAATAGTCCAAGTCCCAACCAAGTTGCTGGCACCATTGGTGATAGGAGTAATATACAGTTTTTGCCAAGTATCATTGCTAAAGCAGTGTATATAGATTTAACACCAAAGGCTTCTCCTACACCTGCAAGAGGTGGCAATATGCCATAGAAATAAGCATCAGTACCTGTTATCATGCCCAGTGGTCCACCTAGGATTCCAAATATTATATGTATATACTTACCCATTGATTGAGGTATAATCCCAATTAGTGTCTGTGCCATGGCATCTAGCATGCCTGTACCTTCCATGATTCCAACCATAACACCAGCTGCCATTATTGTTGCTACAATAGATAATGCACTGGCTGCGTGTTTTTTGATTTGATTATTTTGTTCTTTTAGATTTGGGAAGTTGATAACCATTGCAAAAACTGTTCCTAGCATAAATATATAGTAGCTTGGTAGGTCTATAACTTTATTTGCCATAAGTAGTCCAATGATTCCAATTGTTAGAATAATATTGACTGGCAATAGCTTTTTAAATCTTGGATCGCTACTAGCTTTTTTTTCTGTATCTTCTTGCACTACTTTAGTAGCTTGAGTAGATATTCCTACATTTCCATTTGCAAGAGTATATTTTCTTTCTCTAATTCCAAGTATTACTGCAACTGTAAGTGATAGCACTACTCCTAGTATTTGTATTGGAATCAAGTGTCTCCACATATCTGTTGGATCCATACCTATTACTGTGGCTGCACGAACAGTAGGTCCGCCCCAAGGTAGTAAGTTCATTACACCAACGGATGCTGCAATAATTGTTAGAAGGGTTTGGCTTCTCATACCCATCTTCCTATATATTGGAAGCATAGCTGGTACTGTGATTAGCAAAGTCGCTGCTGCAGATCCATCTAAGTGAGCTATTGTAGCTATAAGTGCAGTAGATACAGTAATTTTTACAGGATTGTCCGCTGCCCATGCTGCTAGCTTGTCCACTAGTGCATCAAATACACCTACATCTGACATTATTCCAAAGAATAATATCGAGAAAATAAACATGAATGCATTAGATTTGATAGAATCCATTCCATCTTTTACGTAAGTTGATAGGTCGTTAATGCCCGTACCTACTATGAACGCAGCAAGGGTAGGTATTAGTACCATTACTGCTACTGGACTCATTTTTTCTTTAAGTAATAATATAATGATTAGTGCAATCATTATAAAGCCCATTGCTGATAACATATTGTCTCCTTAAATTTATTTTTTAACTTTTTTGATTACATCTATTATAGAACCATCTCTGTATTCTACTATTGCTACAACTTGATCTTCATATTCTATCTCACTAGCCTTGCCTGTGATTTCTTCTCCACGTTTTATCAAGTAATCAATATCTACAAGTGGTATATCTGTTTTTTCAAGTTGCTTTTTGATATCTTCTCTATTTGGATTTACTGCTACGCCATAGTCTGTTACAAGTACATCTACAGTTTCCCCTGGAGTGGTAATTGAAGTACAGGACTCTCTGACTGTTGCTATTCTTCCACGTATTAGTGGCGCAACTATGATGGAACATTTTGAACCAGCTGCTGTGTCCGGGTGTCCACCTGGTGCACCTTGGATAGTTCCGTCAGAGCCTACTACAACATTGACATTAAAGTCACGGTCTACTTCAAGAGCACCTAATACTACATAGTCAAGTTTATTTACATAGGCACCCTTATTTAGTGGATTAGCATATTCGCCAGAGTCTATCTCAAAGTGATTAGGATCCTTGTATACACTTTCAACACTTGCTATATCAAAGGCTTGGTCATCAGCCAAATATCTTACATATCCATCCCTTAGCAAGTTTACTATTGGCTCTGTGATACCACCCATAGCCCAACCCATCTTTATGCCTGCTTTTTCTAGATATGGTCTAATTTTTACGGCTGCTGCAAGACTTGCTCCACCTGCTCCTGTTTGGAATGAGAATCCATCCTTAAACCACTCGGTATTGGCTATGACTTTTGCACAATATTCAGCCATCTTTAGCTCTCTAGGATCTTTTGTCATACGGATAGCACCAGATGCTATCTTTGATGGGTCTCCTATTTTATCTACTTCTACAACATAGTCTACATCTACGCAGCTTATTGGATGTGGGTAGTTTGGAAATGGAACTATTGTATCTGTGATTACTACAACTTTGTCAGCAAATTTTGCATCTACTCCTGCATATGATAGGACACCACAATTTGCTTTGCCATTGATACCACTTGCATTTCCATATTCATCTGATGAACTTGCACCTATAAAGGCAACATCAATTTTCACCTTGCCTGATTCTATTGCTCCAACCCTACCACCGTGACTTCTTATATAGGCTGGATTTTTGAGCTTACCTTCTGATATTGCTTCTCCAATTTCGTCACGAACTCCAGATGTTGATATGCCTGTTATTGTTCCATCTTCAATCATAGGTACGAAGTTTGCGTGCGCCTTGCCTAGGGATGATGCACAGATAAATAAGTCTTTGATGCCAAGCTCGTGGATGGCATCCATCACCATAGCTGCAACATAGTCACCATTTCTAAAGTGGTGGTGAAAAGAAATAGTATCTCCATCCTTAAGGCCTGTTTTTTTAATGGCTTCTTTTATATCCTTTAATACTTTGCTATTTCTTGGTTCTACCTGAGTTCTTATGGTTGGAGTAGCCTTTACAAGATCTTTGCCCTCGTTAGCATATGCTCCCTTAAAAACTTGACTATTATCTTCTAGTAAGTAATCTGGCACTTGTCTATTTACTGCATTTTTCATACTAAATCACCTTCATAAATTCCTGCGGCTTTTGCCATTTCTAGTGTACGTTTTGCTCCTTCAACATGAGCTATATCTACCATTTTGCCATCAACTGTAAGTACGCCTATACCAGCTTGTTCAGCTTCTTTAACACCTATCACAAGCCTTTGCGCCTTGTTAATTTCTTCTTGGCTAGGAGTAAATACTTCATGTACTATATCTATTTGCTTTGGAGAAATAATTGACTTGCCATCAAAGCCCATATTCTTAATCATTTGTGTTTCACGTCTTAGACTTTCTTCATCATCTAGGTCAGTATAAACTGTATCAAAGCACATGACACCAGCTGCACGAGCTGATAGAACTATTTGAGAACGAGCTAGGAAATATTCCTCACCAGTCTTTGTGGTTGTAGCATGCATAGTTCTTGCAAAGTCTCCACCAGATAGGGCAACTCCCATTAGCCTCTTGCTTGATGTGCAAATTTCATAGCAATTGATAATAGATAGAGGTGTTTCCAAGGCTGCCATAAGCATAGTTGAACCAAGCTCTTTACCAAATTCTTTTTCAGCTTCTTCAACAAGTCTTTCAACTTCAATAACTTGATCTTTTGTTTCACACATTGGTATTCTAATACCGTCTGCTCCACCTGCCACACTTGCTCTGATGTCTTCCTTGTAGTATTCACTGTCAGTCGCATTGATTCTAACCCAAATTTCTGTATCGCCATAATCAACATATTTTAAGGTGTTGTAAAGTTGTATGCGTGCAGAGTCTTTTTCTTTGATGCTAACTGCATCTTCAAGGTCTAAGATTACACAATCTGCACCATATATGTATGCGTCTTTTACTAAAGATGCTCTTTGTGCGTTCAAAAACATCATTGATCTTCTTATTGTTCTTTTCATATCTTATCCCCCCATGGTAACTTACTATCAAGATTATCTGATCTTAATATAGCTGTTTGGACACGAGATCTTATTGTACAATCTAAGGCTCCCCTATCATCAACGAAAACTTCGCCAGTTTTTACCTCAAGATTTTCAAGGACTTCCTTTACTGTATCTTCGATTTGCTTGCCAAATTGAGCATATACTGAACTTTTAACCTCTACTTTAAGCTCATCGCTAGGATAAACATTAACTAAAGCATCACTAGATTCTAGAGTTCCAGCAGTAGAATTATTTTTGATATTCATAACTTCCCCTTTCCATAGAAATTGTTTTCATAATCTTAACATCTATATTGTACAATATAACAGCTTGAAAAAAACATAACAAATGGCTTAAATACAATCTAAATGCAAAGTTAAGCTTTGAGTCGAGGATAAAAGTGAGCACAAAAAAACCAGCAGATTGGTATATCTACTGGTTTTACTTTTTGTATTTTGTATTGCTCAAAGGCCGCTTGGCTGGGTCCTCGTCACTATGTTCCTGCGGCTTTTCGCGCTTGTGGCGCGAGTACTCAGCTAGCCAGGTAAATATGCCTAGATTTGGCATATTTACCCCGAAAACTTAGCGCGGGAGCACGGAAGAGATTCTTTGAAGCGAGTTTTCGTACGGGCTTTCTTGCTTCGCAAGACCATTTCATGGAGAGTCCTCTATCTGCCGGACGGGCTTGTCTTTTGTGCCTTCGGCAGTTTTATCGCTCAAACGCCGCTTGGCTTAGTCCTCGTTGCTTCGCTCCTGCGGTTTCTTCTCGCCTTTTGGGCGAGACTCCACTCAGGACGCCGGAGAGGCGTGCTTTAATACATTCCAGGCATGCCTGCTGGCATTTCTGGTTCTTCTTTTGGTATGTCTGCTACTGCTGCTTCTGTTGTTAGGATCATTCCTGATACGCTTACTGCGTTTTGTAGGGCAGATCTTGTTACTTTTGTTGGTTCTACGATTCCTGCTTCGAACATATTTACGTATTTGTCGTTATATGCATCGTAGCCTTCGTCTTTGCCAGATTCTTTTACATTTTGTACTATTACAG
This genomic window contains:
- the citX gene encoding citrate lyase holo-[acyl-carrier protein] synthase, with translation MIRKYFDDQNIPSLEDVLLNREKRVGKIRKLQEEFPHGSILCFKLNIPGGQKTNNAIIKIFDHGKDEIRKLVGLGNILFEQAEYTITGPEYFLALDLEGRSLKKEMIVLENDSYFGRLYDIDILYKGENISRQDLSYTARKCFICDNDAKVCSSRRAHSVDEMISWIENLIDEYKGEL
- a CDS encoding GntR family transcriptional regulator encodes the protein MNDYQSLYEKVRSDIKYNIINGKYPMGMRLKAKDLAEELYVSRTPVNKALSSLYDEGLLNYNRNVGYSVRIITLEDIEEIFKIRTSLDVLAFKEAGLNMKKEDYSYIRGIIKDADIASRSGDTEDLRATAKAFNEAIYEYADMPRLTMIIANLNDYLEVLRKISFDSRSDNSRRKLSVEEHSDMLDLMEAKEFEKLENFIRKHLQESKEYIIDQSYKYNDFILINRESEDD
- a CDS encoding CitMHS family transporter; its protein translation is MLSAMGFIMIALIIILLLKEKMSPVAVMVLIPTLAAFIVGTGINDLSTYVKDGMDSIKSNAFMFIFSILFFGIMSDVGVFDALVDKLAAWAADNPVKITVSTALIATIAHLDGSAAATLLITVPAMLPIYRKMGMRSQTLLTIIAASVGVMNLLPWGGPTVRAATVIGMDPTDMWRHLIPIQILGVVLSLTVAVILGIRERKYTLANGNVGISTQATKVVQEDTEKKASSDPRFKKLLPVNIILTIGIIGLLMANKVIDLPSYYIFMLGTVFAMVINFPNLKEQNNQIKKHAASALSIVATIMAAGVMVGIMEGTGMLDAMAQTLIGIIPQSMGKYIHIIFGILGGPLGMITGTDAYFYGILPPLAGVGEAFGVKSIYTALAMILGKNCILLLSPMVPATWLGLGLFDEEITLRGHIKASFAWCYGISLIMLIFGIVFGIIAV
- the citF gene encoding citrate lyase subunit alpha, coding for MKNAVNRQVPDYLLEDNSQVFKGAYANEGKDLVKATPTIRTQVEPRNSKVLKDIKEAIKKTGLKDGDTISFHHHFRNGDYVAAMVMDAIHELGIKDLFICASSLGKAHANFVPMIEDGTITGISTSGVRDEIGEAISEGKLKNPAYIRSHGGRVGAIESGKVKIDVAFIGASSSDEYGNASGINGKANCGVLSYAGVDAKFADKVVVITDTIVPFPNYPHPISCVDVDYVVEVDKIGDPSKIASGAIRMTKDPRELKMAEYCAKVIANTEWFKDGFSFQTGAGGASLAAAVKIRPYLEKAGIKMGWAMGGITEPIVNLLRDGYVRYLADDQAFDIASVESVYKDPNHFEIDSGEYANPLNKGAYVNKLDYVVLGALEVDRDFNVNVVVGSDGTIQGAPGGHPDTAAGSKCSIIVAPLIRGRIATVRESCTSITTPGETVDVLVTDYGVAVNPNREDIKKQLEKTDIPLVDIDYLIKRGEEITGKASEIEYEDQVVAIVEYRDGSIIDVIKKVKK
- a CDS encoding aldolase/citrate lyase family protein translates to MKRTIRRSMMFLNAQRASLVKDAYIYGADCVILDLEDAVSIKEKDSARIQLYNTLKYVDYGDTEIWVRINATDSEYYKEDIRASVAGGADGIRIPMCETKDQVIEVERLVEEAEKEFGKELGSTMLMAALETPLSIINCYEICTSSKRLMGVALSGGDFARTMHATTTKTGEEYFLARSQIVLSARAAGVMCFDTVYTDLDDEESLRRETQMIKNMGFDGKSIISPKQIDIVHEVFTPSQEEINKAQRLVIGVKEAEQAGIGVLTVDGKMVDIAHVEGAKRTLEMAKAAGIYEGDLV
- the citD gene encoding citrate lyase acyl carrier protein, which codes for MNIKNNSTAGTLESSDALVNVYPSDELKVEVKSSVYAQFGKQIEDTVKEVLENLEVKTGEVFVDDRGALDCTIRSRVQTAILRSDNLDSKLPWGDKI